One segment of Megachile rotundata isolate GNS110a chromosome 4, iyMegRotu1, whole genome shotgun sequence DNA contains the following:
- the LOC100883329 gene encoding 3-oxoacyl-[acyl-carrier-protein] synthase, mitochondrial: MFTPLVIINRTLTTAARCKRRVVVTGIGIVCPLGIGVQNAWQALINSKSGITKLSEPEYDKLPCKVGALIPKGNEPNQLNIDSYFSKSELRTMCPATAYALIATEEALNDANWKPNNETDKQDTGVAVGIGMIDLVDVCTTYEALKKGYNKVSPYFVPRILPNMAAGQISIKYGFRGPNHSVSTACATGAHAIGDAFRFIRGGETSVMVCGGAEACISPLAIAAFCRLRALSTSKNDFPYEASRPFDKDRDGFVMGEGAAILVLEELNHALERKAKIYAEVLGYGLSGDAAHLTAPSEDGTGAILAMDRAVKDAGIETVDITFVNAHATSTPLGDAIELKAIESFLGQHSKNVTVSSTKGAHGHLLGAAGNLEAIFTILAIKEGIIPPTLNLHNLDMETNLNFVPNVKKCWNSTSKRVALKNAFGFGGTNACLCFAQYNE; the protein is encoded by the exons ATGTTTACTCCTCTCGTTATCATTAATCGTACACTAACAACCGCTGCAAGATGCAAACGGCGGGTTGTAGTGACAGGAATAGGAATAGTGTGTCCTCTTGGAATCGGTGTACAAAATGCCTGGCAAGCTCTCATTAACTCCAAGTCGGGTATTACGAAATTAAGTGAACCCGAATATGACAAGTTACCTTGTAAAGTCG GTGCATTAATACCCAAAGGAAATGAACCCAATCAGTTAAACATCGATTCTTACTTTTCAAAAAGTGAATTACGCACAATGTGTCCTGCTACTGCATACGCATTAATTGCTACAGAGGAGGCATTAAATGATGCTAACTGGAAACCAAATAATGAAACAGATAAACAAGATACAGGAGTAGCAGTAGGAATTGGAATGATAGATTTGGTAGATGTGTGTACAACATATGAAGCTTTAAAAAAGGGATACAATAAAGTCAGTCCATATTTTGTGCCAAGGATATTACCAAACATGGCTGCAGGGCAAATTAGTATTAAGTATGGTTTCCGTGGACCAAATCATTCTGTATCAACAGCATGTGCAACTGGTGCACATGCAATTG GTGATGCATTTCGTTTTATTCGTGGTGGAGAAACTAGTGTAATGGTATGTGGTGGAGCAGAAGCATGCATTAGCCCTCTTGCTATAGCTGCTTTCTGTAGACTACGAGCATTAAGTACTAGTAAAAATGATTTTCCATATGAAGCATCAAGGCCATTTGACAAGGACAGGGATGGATTTGTGATGGGAGAAGGTGCTGCTATATTAGTTTTGGAAGAACTAAATCATGCACTTGAAAGAAAGGCTAAGATTTATGCAGAAGTATTGGGGTATGGTTTATCGGGTGATGCTGCACACTTAACTGCACCTAGTGAAGATGGTACTGGTGCTATATTAGCTATGGACAGAGCTGTAAAAGATGCTGGCATAGAAACTGTAGATATTACGTTCGTCAATGCACATGCAACTTCTACTCCTTTGGGTGATGCAATTGAATTAAAAGCTATAGAGTCATTTCTAGGACAACATAGTAAAAATGTTACTGTGTCTAGTACAAAAGGTGCTCATGGCCACTTGCTAGGAGCTGCAGGAAATTTAGAAGCTATTTTTACTATTCTAGCAATAAAAGAAGGCATAATCCCACCAACactaaatttgcataatttagatatggaaacaaatttaaactttgtcCCTAATGTAAAAAAATGCTGGAACTCAACTTCAAAACGGGTAGCTTTAAAAAATGCTTTTGGGTTTGGAGGAACTAATGCGTGCTTATGTTTTGCACAGTACAACGAATAA